The genomic DNA GCCAAAGCCGAGCAGCAGTTCGACGATCGCGCGGAGCGCGGCGACGTCGGATCCCATCAAGGCGACCAAGCTGCCTGGTTCCAGACGCAGCGAGATATCGTTCGCCAACACCTGCTGTTGGCCGTCATGCAGCGTGACGTGCGAGAGTTCGATCGCGTCGTTGAGTCCGCCGATTCCCAGTCGTTCGCTGGCGCCGGCTCGCGTCGGTTGATCGAGAAACGAAAAGACGGTCGCTGCAGAATCGGCGGCGACTTGCATTAAATGTTGCGTCTTGGCGAGGCTAGCCGCCGCCATCCCGGCGCCAAACAGGCTGAGCGCCAGGACGATCGCCGCCGGCAACGTGAGCCCCGATGTTGGGTCGAGCAGGTTGACGCCAAGGGCGAAAAAGAGCAGTCCGATCGCCAGTGTAGCGGCCAATAAAAGAACGGGAACACGGCGGATCGTCGTCTTGTCACGGACCGCTTGCAGATCCATCAACTGTTGCAGTTGAGCGTTGTACAGCAGATTAAACTCTTCGCCGGTCTGCAGCCGAGCCAGCATCGGTCCCTCTTGAACCATCTCGACAAGTCGTTCGCGCGACCGTGGGAGTTCCCATTGGCTCCCCTCGGGTTCATCCATGCCTTCGAGCCAGCGATAAAATTTCCAGACCAGCAACCAGCTGACGACTGCCAAAAGGGCCAACCAGACATCGACGAGTCCGGCCAGCAGGATGCAACCGATCAGGATCACGACGCGGCGAGGCGTGGTGCGATACCAAGCGATCAGTCCGCACCGCAGTTCGGGCAGCGAGTTAAGGATCAAGTGTTCGGCACGGCGGCGTTGGGCGGTGACTCCTTCGGTCGAAGCGTGCTCGATACAGCGGGTCAACGTGTCGCGGTGCAGTTGCGCGACGACGCTGTCGGCGCGGTGGAAGACGATTCGATAGAAGATCGATAACAACAGCGCTTGGGTCAGCGCGATCGCGACGCCAACGCTGCCGATCAAGATCAATTGGTGCAGCGGTTCCATTTTCAACAGCCACTCGGGCAACGGCACCGACAGATAGCGGCCCAACACGACGGGCGACGCATGCAGCCCGCGATCCTGCAGCAGGACGGTCGCGATTCCGGCGACGATAAATCCCAGTGGAATCAGCAACCCCGAGATGATCGCACAGAGATTTCCGATGAGGGTTGATGAACCGCTGGGCACTTGTCGTGCTCGCGAAAACGCGCTCGATGGCATGTGATGACCTGACACTCAGCAACGGAAGAAAATGGACAAGTTGATATCGGCAAAGGTTTCCGCCATAAGCCAGCCGCTATTATAACCGCAATCCAGGCCCTGCGGTCATTGGCAATCCGCCGAAACCAGGGCTATTCAGTGTTTGGGCTTACGCAAATTTGCCGGCACACCTTAGCGCGGCGTTGTGCAAGTGAACCGGACGCTCGCGCGTGGCGGCTGATACCTCCAATTGAGACCGTGATTTGCCCTGCGGACGAAGGCTTGCGAGATCAGCATCCTGCGTTCGCTTCGCTACAATGGCCGCATCAAGTCTCGACACCCTACGCAAAGGAATGACCCCCGATGAATCGAATCTGGCTGCCGCTGATTGGATGTCTACTGAGTGCCACGCTGGCCGCCGCGGACGAGCCGCCGCAAGCGAAAGATCCGGAGACGCGAAAGTACTTGTTGGACCGAGTCGATGATGTCGCGATCGCGCAGTTGTATGTCGATGGATTCGAGCAGTTGCCACTGAACGACAAACTGCTGATCTACCATCTGACGCAAGCGTCGATCGCCGGCCGCGATATCTTCATCGACCAAAAGTACAAACATTCGTTGCTGTTGCGCGATCTGATCGAAGAGACGCTGACGCATGCCGACGGTATCGATCCCGAGGTCCTTGCCGAAATCCGTCGCTACGCAAAATTGTTTTGGGTTAATAACGGCCCGCACAGTGCGCTGACGTCGCAGAAAAATATCCTCCGCTGTTCGCCTGAGGCCTTTGCCGCAGCGGTTCAAGCCGCCGTCGACAACGGGGCCGACATTCCGCTTGCCCAGGGGCAGGATCTCGCGGGCTTGTTGTCGAGTCTCCAGGCGGTGCTGTTCGATCCAAAGTTCGATGCGTTTGTGACGCAGAAGTCGCCAGCCGACGGCGAGGATATTCTGACAGCGAGTGCGAACAATTTGTACGACGGCGTGGTCAGCAGCGACCTGGAGGGTTTTGAAGAGCAGTACCCGTTGAATTCACGGTTGGTTAAAAAGGCCGATGGGACGCTGGAGGAGCAGGTTTATCGGGCCGGCTTCGACCACGTGATCCCCGGCGGAATGTACGCGCCCGAGCTGACCGAGGTCTGCAAACATTTGGAAGCTGCGATTCCCTACGCCACGCCCAAGATGGCCCGTGCGCTGGGGCTGCTGATTCACTATTACCACACCGGCGAAGCTGTCGACTTTCGCGAATACAACATCGCTTGGGTCGACGACAAAGACTCTCCGGTCGACACCATCAACGGCTTCATCGAAGTCTATATGGATGCTCGCGGCCAGAAGGGTTCGTGGGAATCGGTCGTCTATTTCAACGATCCGGCCAAGATGGCGATGATCACCGCGTTCTCGGAAAACGCTCAGTGGTTCGAAGATCAGATGCCGTTTGATCCGCGGTTTCGCAAACCGGAGGTGAAAGGGATTTCGGCCAAAGCGATCCAGGTGGTGATCGAGACCGGCGATTCGGGACCGGTCACGCCGATCGGCATCAACCTGCCCAACGCGGGCGATATTCGCGAGCAGTACGGCAGTAAATCGGTCTCGTTGAGCAACGTGGTCGAAGCCTATGAGCGGGCGAGTTCCAAGAGCGCGCGGGCGGAGTTCTGTTTAAACGAAGAGGAGTACCGGCGCAGCGCAAAATGGAAGAGCCTGACGTTGGCGTTGGAGGTGAACATGCACGAGGTGATCGGCCACGCCTCGGGACGCAACGCCGATTCCTTAAAGGTCGATCCGTCGATCGCGATCAAAGAATATTATTCCGCATTGGAAGAGGGCCGCGCCGATCTGGTCGCTCTCTACTTCATCGGCAATCCAAAACTCGTCGAACTGGGACTTGTCGATAACGCCGAGGATCTGCGTGAAATTCAACGGACTGCGTATGAGGAATACACGCGCAACGCGATGACTCAGTTGCGGCGATTGCCAACCAGCACGACGATCGAAGAGGATCACATGCGGAACCGGCAGATGATCGTGCATTGGTTGGCGGCGAACACTGCGGCGATCGACGTGATCGAAAAGGATGGCAAAACCTATTACCAAGTGATCGACGTCGACGGCTGGCACGATGGCGTGGGGCGGTTGTTGAAAGAGGTGCAGCGGATCAAGAGCGAAGGGGATCGGGCTGCGGCGGAGCGGTTGATGGAAGATTATGCGATCAAGATCAACACCAAGCTGCGCGACGAAGTGTTGCAGCGCTACAAAGCGTTGGACCAGCCGGCCTACACAGGTTTCGTGATGCCTCAATTAACGCTGGTGAGCGATCCTGAAGGGGCGCCAATCGACGTGGCGATCGATTATCCGCAGGACATGGAAGCGCAGATGCTGCGGTGGTCGGGGCGCGTCAAATGACCGCTCCGGCTCGGCAGCTGATAGAAAAGAAAATGCAAAGCATCGCTGCCCCGACGATGCTAGGGTGAATGCGGTTGACCGATCGCCCAGCGATCTGAGCTTGGAACGGTCAACGCTTGTCCTCGCCATTTAGTGGCGATGGTGTCCGCGGTGCCCGTTGTCGCGATGCCCGTGGTCACGATCGCCATGGTGTCCGTGGTGACCACGGTGGAGATCGTAGTGACCGGGGACATAGTGGTAGTGGTTTCCATGTGGCACCAGGCTCGGGCGGTGGTAGTCGTAGTGCGGGCGATGCGGATGATGGCCGCCGTAATACGACCGGTGCTGGCTGTAGATGCGGGCGGACGAACCGTACCCGTAACCATACGAAGGCCGGTAACTGCGGTTGTAACCGCCGTACCCGTAGCTGGGCGTCCCAAATTGGATGCTGAAGCCGCCAGTTTGGGCTTTCGCTTGGGGTGCGTCGCCGACAGCGACAACTGCGAAACAGAGACATGGAACCGCCAACCATCGAAGTGTGCGTAACATCTTTTCGTTACCTCCCTAGAACGTTTTCCGCAGCGACTAATTTCGAATCGCGACCCTCAAAAGCGGGCCGCGGCGAACTGTCGTTCCTGCCACGGACTTTAGTTATCTTGCTCGCGGCTCCCCGGAATTGGGTCGCCTTCACGATACTCTCATTAGATGACGCAAGCTGCGTGCCAGAATCGCCCGCTTGATCGGTGAAACATTCCAGGGTCGCCCGTTTGCGCAGCAATTGCCGGGGGCAACGCGATCTGGATCGGCGGAGCAGCCGATCCGCCGGGAACTCGGGGGTGTTGTCGTTTTGATGACACGCCGTATTGGAATGATACCGGTCGGCGCAAGAAAGTTCTCGATTCCGGGCGGGAAACTCAAGCTAATACGTTCAAACAGCCGAACCGTGATAAAAGCCAGAACCGTCAAAGTTTCGCGCGCCGATTTTCCAATTGCTTGCAGTGGTGATTCGTCTACTACCGCAGCGGGTGTTTTGATAGAAGCGGCCTCGAAGCGGTGCAGCAGTCCCAAAATCACATCGGTGAAATCGGTCGGAGTCATTCATGGTCATCTCAATCGTTCTCTTCATTCTCGTGGGCATGGGCATCGGCCACTTGATTTGGTACCGAGATCGATCCGAGGACGAAGCCCGGATGATCCACATCGAGGCTCGCTACCGCAAGCTGCGGGCGATCACGCGGCAGCGGAAGCGGCAGCATGCTCAACAGGATCGCGACTGGCGAGAAGCTCGCACCCAGTGGGAAGGGATTCGCGATCAGAACAAAGAGCTGACGCGGATCCAGCGGGAGCTTGAAGTCAAAGCGAACGATGCGATCACTCAACGCGATCTGTTGAGCCAGCAAGCTCAAGAGGCGGTCAACGATGCGGCCCGCGAAGCTGCGGAACGCGATCGTTTGCTGCAGGAGTTGAACGACGTCAATCGAGCCAAATCGCAAGCCGATGCGCAAGCCAAACGGCTCGACAGCGAGCTCGATTCGCTTCGCCAGCAACTCGACCAAACACGGCATGATCGCGAGCTCCGGCAGAACGAACTGAAGCAGACTGCGGAGAAGAAGGAGAGCCTGCAGCGGTTGCTGGATCAAACGCGCCAGCAAGTCACCAGTTTGCAGGGGGACAACCAGAAGCTGGACGCTCAGATCGAGCAGTTGCGTCAACAACGCGAACAATCGCTCGGCGAAGTCGCGGCGCAGCACGATCGCGAGATCGCTGGGCTGAAGCGTCAGCTGGCCGAAGCCGAACAGACGCACAACGATGCGGCGAAGAAGCATGGCTTGGAAATCGCCAAGCTGACCGAACAGCTGACTGGCAAACATCGGGCGGCGATGACCGAGGTCACGGCGAACTTCACAGCTCAATTGGAATCGGCGCAGGCTAAGCTCAACGCAGAGATTTCGCAGCGTTCCAAAACGGGAGAAGACTTCCACCGGCAGATCGCCGAACTGAAGCGGCAATGGTCCAGCGAGCATACCGCAAAGCTGTCCGAAACCACCGCCAAGCACCGCGCGGAGATCGAATCGCTGCAAGCCAAGATGAAGCAACAGGCAGCGTTGCACGAAACCAATTCGGCGTCGTTCCAACAGCAGATGGATGAGTTGCAGGCTCGCTTGACTCGCGAGCACGAAGCGATTCAGACCGAAACGAAGACCTTGCATCAGCGCGAGGTTGAATCGCTGCGAGACGAGCTGACCAAGCAGGTCGCCGGCAGCAAAAACAAAGCGGTTACGCTGAAACAACAACTGGAAAAACTGAAGACGCAACTGACTCGCGACCACGAAGCGATGATCGCTGAAACGACGGCGAAGCATCAACAGGAGCTTGCATCGCTGCAGGATCAGCTGAAGCAACAAGCCGCTGGCAGCGAGAACCAAGCGGCGTCGCTGAAGCAGCAACTGGCCGATTTGAAGGCTCAACTGACTCGCGAGCACGAGGCGTTGATCGCTGAAACGACGGCGAAGCATCAACAGGAGATCGCATCGCTGCAGGATCAGCTGAAGCAACAAGCCGACGGCAGCAAGAGCAAGACGGCGTCGCTGAAGCAGCAGCTGGCGGATTTGAAGGCTCAACTGACTCGCGAGCACGAGGCGTTGATCGCCGAAACGACAGCGAAGCATCAACAGGAGATCGCATCGCTGCAGGATCAACTGAAGCAACAAGCGGCTGGCAGCGAGACGACAGCGACTTCGCTGAAGCAACAGCTAGCAGATCTGAAGGCTCAACTGACACGCGAGCACGAAGCAAAACTAGCCGAAGCGGCCGACAAGCATCGCCAGGAAATCGAGCGTCTGACGCAACAGTTCGACGCCCAAGGCAAGACCGCGTTGGTCGATGCGGCGGCAGATTTCGAGCAGCAGATCGCGGCGATCGCGGCTGATCTGGCAGCGACGACAATCGAGTCGCAGAAACAACAAGACGAATCGAGCAAGACGATCAAGCGATTGAGCGAAGAGTGTCAGACGTTGAAAGGATTGGTAGATCAAAATCAAAGCCAATCCGAACAGCTGGTCGGCCAATTGAGCGACCGCGACGAAGTTCTGAAAAAGCTGCAACAGGAAGTTGGCCAAGTGAAGGTGCAACGGGACGAATTGAAGTCGGAGTGCGAGCAGTTGAAGAGCGAGCAGAGCAAGCTGGAATCGCAACGCAAGGAACTGCAGGTTCATTGCGACGACTTGCAGCAAGAGGTTCGGGCGGCCGACGCGTTGCACGCGAAGTTCGAAAAGCAGGTAAATCACGTCAAGCAATTGGTGACGCAACGCGACAGTGCGATGGATCGAGCCAATGGGTTGGAGGCGACGTTGGCCGAGGTCGACGCCAAGCTGATCGCTCGCGAGCAATCGATCGACGAATTGAAGCAGGACCTGAGCGAGCTCACGACGCAACGCGAGACGATGTCGTCCGAGCTGCGTGAGTTGACCGATTCCAACGAACGATTGAGCCAACAGGTCGAAGCGAAGTCCAAGGAACTGAGCCAGGTTGCCAGCAAGGTGGCGGCGCTCTCGGAACTGGAACGTCAACGCGACGAAGCGACGTTGAAGCTGCAATCGGCCAGCGAAACCAACGCCAACATGCAGAAATTGTTGAACCAACGGGACCGGGAACTCAAGAGCCAACAGCAGTTGGTTGCCGAATTGGAATCGAGTCGCAACGAT from Rosistilla oblonga includes the following:
- a CDS encoding ATP-binding cassette domain-containing protein produces the protein MLIPLGFIVAGIATVLLQDRGLHASPVVLGRYLSVPLPEWLLKMEPLHQLILIGSVGVAIALTQALLLSIFYRIVFHRADSVVAQLHRDTLTRCIEHASTEGVTAQRRRAEHLILNSLPELRCGLIAWYRTTPRRVVILIGCILLAGLVDVWLALLAVVSWLLVWKFYRWLEGMDEPEGSQWELPRSRERLVEMVQEGPMLARLQTGEEFNLLYNAQLQQLMDLQAVRDKTTIRRVPVLLLAATLAIGLLFFALGVNLLDPTSGLTLPAAIVLALSLFGAGMAAASLAKTQHLMQVAADSAATVFSFLDQPTRAGASERLGIGGLNDAIELSHVTLHDGQQQVLANDISLRLEPGSLVALMGSDVAALRAIVELLLGFGRPASGKATLDGMAIADIHPSALGKQVVWVGSDGPIWTGSIEENLRANTDGVTTADLADVTRKVGIYEKIQQLEEGFSAEISPGDSRLEASGRYQVAVARALLAKPAVVIVEELSASQTDLPEDPCLDALQELVKTGTLVVILPHRLRTLRAAERVVLLSNGQIAGEGRHEELLTSSDLYRHLNYQLFNPYRDLK
- a CDS encoding dipeptidyl-peptidase 3 family protein, encoding MNRIWLPLIGCLLSATLAAADEPPQAKDPETRKYLLDRVDDVAIAQLYVDGFEQLPLNDKLLIYHLTQASIAGRDIFIDQKYKHSLLLRDLIEETLTHADGIDPEVLAEIRRYAKLFWVNNGPHSALTSQKNILRCSPEAFAAAVQAAVDNGADIPLAQGQDLAGLLSSLQAVLFDPKFDAFVTQKSPADGEDILTASANNLYDGVVSSDLEGFEEQYPLNSRLVKKADGTLEEQVYRAGFDHVIPGGMYAPELTEVCKHLEAAIPYATPKMARALGLLIHYYHTGEAVDFREYNIAWVDDKDSPVDTINGFIEVYMDARGQKGSWESVVYFNDPAKMAMITAFSENAQWFEDQMPFDPRFRKPEVKGISAKAIQVVIETGDSGPVTPIGINLPNAGDIREQYGSKSVSLSNVVEAYERASSKSARAEFCLNEEEYRRSAKWKSLTLALEVNMHEVIGHASGRNADSLKVDPSIAIKEYYSALEEGRADLVALYFIGNPKLVELGLVDNAEDLREIQRTAYEEYTRNAMTQLRRLPTSTTIEEDHMRNRQMIVHWLAANTAAIDVIEKDGKTYYQVIDVDGWHDGVGRLLKEVQRIKSEGDRAAAERLMEDYAIKINTKLRDEVLQRYKALDQPAYTGFVMPQLTLVSDPEGAPIDVAIDYPQDMEAQMLRWSGRVK